A stretch of DNA from Sebastes umbrosus isolate fSebUmb1 chromosome 14, fSebUmb1.pri, whole genome shotgun sequence:
gggggtgcggacggtctacaggtacagagcaggagggagaagaggagaaaaagagagagaaatgcggtgcacgaatagcagacaagatgagtgacagtcggaaacgaagcagcatgtaaaattatggtattctggaaattataaggtttagtataattatattgaatcatttaagtgatatatctgcacacatactaatcataggtcaaaacagctaaagctaaatttggctgaactataaaaggcagaagtggtaaaatgaagagccgtttgggagccaaaagagccggctcttcttggtgagttgagccaaatgatctggctcaccaAAAAGAGCCGGACTTCCCTTCACTACTCGCTAGATGTGTATCCGTTTGTACGAATCCAACAGCCAGACAGACGGCTCAACCAATCACAGCGCGACTGCACTTCCGCCCGGAAAGTCTCGACCAATCACAGAAGACTTTGATTACATCGTAGGTGGAGGGACCAGCCAATAGGAGAGCGATGACAAAAGGGCTACATAAATAAGATTACAGTCTTCTCTTATGTCCTCGGGTGACCTAATATCTTTAAAGACCTACATTTTTATTAAGTAGAGGTGTTGAAATTATAGTTAATTTGAAAAcattaattaatcacaattaaattaTCACCAGTGAAAATGTAAGGATTTGTCACATTGATACATTAAACTCATGCAGGGATTACAGAATGggtataaaataagataatataagatattcctttattagtcccacagtggggaaatttgcagtgtacagcagcaaaggggatagtgcaaaaaacaagatgcatcatttaacacagtaaaaaaaagagctaaacaaagtgtaacaaattttatccatttaaatagaaggaagtataaaaataggagcagtatatacagtattgacaataaacagactattaacaaaattgcacaagtggaaaataatattgcacagtgaaaatgaaatgaaattccacctgaaaatatcaggttattgtcagtttttggtgtgtaagtggtctactgggagcaatgctggttgtggagtctgacagctgcaggaaggaaagaCCTGTGacagcgctccttcacacactttgggtggagcaacctgtcgctgaaggagctctccagtccTGAGATGGTGTCCAGTCCAGTTTATTGTTCAGGTGACCACCCAGGTACTTGTAAGATGTCACCATCTCAATGTCCATTCCCTTACAGGGCACAGAACTATAGGGGTCAAAGGGGTCGGTGGACTCCTGGGCCAGAGCCTCTGTTTGAAGTGTTAACAATTTCTTGTTGGAAAGTAAATGTACTCTAAATCTcatacaaagagacacaaaatgactgcaaatgatgcaaaacaactaaaaaaagactcaaaacaagTACAAGGAGACACAAGATGGTGTGAATACACCTCCCTATTCTGAGAACATGAATTTATTCACGGCAAAAGTGCCATTCAATATTgaggtttggaaaaaaaagctgGCTGAATTGACAAGCTAACAGTAGTATCTTTTCATCTCAACagtaatactagggctgtcagagttaacacaATAACGCTAAATCTTTTTaataacactaatttctttaatgcataaatgcaataaatgcagtacctgtgagggtttctggacagtatttgtcatagttctgtgttgttaattgatttccagtaataatatacatatatttgcataaagcaagcatatttgcctaatcccatgttgataagagtattaaatacttgacaaatctccctttaaggttaattttgaatagataaaaaatgtgactaatttgctattaatcatgattaatcacagacaatcatgcgatttatcacaattaaatattttaattgattgacagccctagtaactaCATGCGTAAAATACTctacagtaacaaaataattaaaataattatattaaatgtCAATGTCCAAATGAATGTCAAGTGGGATAACTATTTAAACTTCACTAAATGATCTAAATTAAATCAGTTCTCAATGAGCGTTAAAATGAACCCACAATGTGATTTGGTTCTAAGAAAACCAATAACAGAGACAGGAAAAACATCTGATAGCAGCACCACATACatgagtaatttatttaaaaacaatgtaCAGAAAACAAAGCCCCTGTTAAAATGATTTGATACCAAAGCCCTGGATGAAAAGATTGAATATAGACTTAGGGAAAACATGACTGCTGAGAGTGATCGTGATGGTTGTGAGTAATTTACTGCTGGACACAAATCATGTATACAGCTCAAAGTCTATTCTCTTGGAGTTGTAGAACTGAGCTCCCTCCTGTTCGATCCTCTTGCAGTAAACACCAGTGCTGAAATAGCCTTCATCCACCCAACCCTGGAAAACAGACATTAAGAAGATTAAAAACCCACCTGGCCAGATTGAGGTTAGGAAGAACCAGCCTGCAGCCCAATAATCTAGTAAACATAATGGGATTTACTAACGAGTTTGCAGGTACATAAGTAtgcaggagaaaaacaaaataattggGTAAATTATCTCAGCCTGCAGCTCGGTTGGGAAGGATAAAGCAAGCtagttatatatatttataacaccaaatacacataataacacaaactaaatatagcgtatacttaaactgatttttttatgtgtctaaaatacgtttttctgctgcccaCAGCAcaatattgctttgctcccgtgctggtactcctgtctgtttctccaaactgggagtgaactgaccgtcatctactgtaggtaatacactgactatggataagtacctcatataacctcacttcaaaacacctgagctatccctttaagtttgtGCGTGTGCTAGATTATACTTTAAAACAGACATAAACTTCTAATATGACGATAAGCATAAAAAACAGAACTGTGTCCCGATTCCATACTTGAAAAcaccacaaataaacaaaagtggTGTTCTAAGAATGTACTCTTTTATGGATTTATCTCAAACGGAAACCATACATTACCACTGGTACACCGCATCACCTACAAACTCAAGAACTGCTTTTTGATTTTGACTTGGTGTAAGAGAATACCTGCATCTGCTGACTGGTGAAGGGGCCGAAAACCTCTGAATCATCCTTATTTTCCCATTTGTACTCCCACATCACTTCATCGCTCActgagaagaaaacaaaactgaattaaataaaacaagatattttgtaaggcattttgtattttatacaagTAACACTAAGCAACCTTTTGTGTCGTCTTCCTCATCCTTTCTGCCTGTATTCGTCTCGTCAAATTTATCTGCGAACATGTCAagttcatcttcttcttcatcaccatcacctcCAGGTTTCTTCTCCACAGCTGGTCGTTTGCTGCTCATGCTCTTCATCAAATAGGCCAGTTTTTCATACGTTTGCTGATAGATTTCAAACATCCCAGATCCAACCAGTCTGTCAGCCAGTGCTGTGAGCTTGTCCAGCTTTTCTGTATCCCTTTTAGCCTCCTCTGTGGGTTTACTTTCTTCCCTCAGCTTTCCCTTCTTCCGTCCTCCAAGGCCTCCTAGCCGACGGAGCGCTTTGGCAACTGTCTCCCCGGGTAGCAACAGTTCAATCACAGCTTCAGTGAGCTGGTGCTGCGTGTAGGATGCCAGCGGGTCCTCTGCAGGCTCCatatcctcctcttcttcttctccttcatcgTTTTCTTGGTTTGCctgcttctcttctctctttttctcttcctcagCCTCATCCTCATCACCGGCTCTGCGTTTCCGTTTGGCTCCAAGACctttcttcttttgtttgaaAGGCTGTTCTTTCACTCTCACCTGGAAGAAATAACTTATTATTATGATTGCAAATTGCTTGAAAAGTTTTCAGACATGAAGCAAAAGTCCCTTAAAAACAATTACCCAGTCAATGTTGTCAAGCCAGTTGTCTCTAATCTGTTCTTCCTTTTTGATGAAATAGTttccctcagagtcaaagtatcCTTCCTGCATCTCCTCATCCAGGTTGAAAGGTGTAATAGAAACTCCCTCGTCAAAATCGATTGTTGCTCCCTCTTGGcctgaaaacacagttatgatgGTCTCAGCTGACATAATTACGGCACTGGTATGTAGCAGAAATGGACAAAAATTTCCAGTGTCAAAGAATTCAGCCCCTTCTTGTTAAGagcgacaacaatttctgaaactggtccaatattgagagagagcgctgtagacggcagctgctcacaggttgcaatatggtgctattgggccaagctggcaccatcatttatgtccactaaaagtgcttttttttgccatgacatggctttgattgttattataagtgtctgacattatggaaagagtctcgctcaaggagaagtcttgttctgaaatctggcgaggtgttGGAATAGtagaatacatccatggtggaaacgagagtgccagccgggcagagttcgttgtgttggagtacagaaagcgtagcttagtgatatctaaaagattttcaatgacatggctgaatatttagatgatttcgatgttgtggatgaggtctttgaattcgatggctgcCCGTATTTATTTTAGTCAGAGTATGCGggtattcagatttcacaaaaCGACTTCTCCTTGAGATTCGGAcccaataacaaacagaccagatcaagagaaaggaaagaaaaatgttttatttctctttagggtcctttccataatgttgtcaggcacttaaaataacaatctgagcctgtcagtgtcaaaaacaaacacttttagtggacgtaacgtaACATTGACGcagctcacttgccctcgcagctcattTTGCGGCTGCCAGTTGCCAGTTACAGCGTTAtccttcaatactggaccaatttcagaaatttgtTCTCCCCATTAGTCATTTACAcaccaggttgaaaaataccacaGTTACTCTTTAATTCACATTCTCATTATGGTGAAAAATTGTAGATTTATACTTAGGaggaacatactgtataaatataaacTCAAAGGTGTATGTGCACTTTTGTATATTCAATAAGTGTGGCTATATATTGAGGTAATATGTCATATCGAAGTAAGTAAGACCACATCTCTGTCATCTATCACTTCAAAATTACAGTTCAGATATTAAACAAGACATACCCTCCACGTCATCACTAGCCAGAATATCATATTTTTTGGTGCTTTTTGTGTCTTCCCCTTCGTCCTCTTCATCGCTATCAAGGGAATGTTTGCCCTTAAACCTGGAGCCTGGTCCGCTCACAGCCTCACAAGTCTGGTTCAAcagaagaggaaagaagagaaaaatatcacattattatGCGGACAAGTTACGAACATCATTCCTAGAAACCACACCATTTTTGATGAAAGTGCTTTTAAATTTTCGTACCCATATCTTGGTGTCAGCTACAGAGACATTTCAAAGTAGTCAAAGCATGcatgattttaaaaacagaattAAGGACTATTTGAACACTGACTGTACTCGTCCTGGTATTGACTGACACTACCAACTTGATGcaatttgctgttttgtttttaagtctgttaTTTATGCCTTTATGTGCCTCTTTGTGTGAATCTTttatgctgctgtcttggccaggacccccctgaaaaagagattttaaatctCAATGGGAACATCCTGgctaaataaatgttaaataaataatacaattattatttcacattaaaTGTAATGGAGGCATCCCTTTTCTTGGTAGATGTCCTGACAACACTGTCATTGATTTAGCTCTACAACAgtccacctgtctgtgtgttcattTAGTCTGACAGCTAAAAAGTGCACTTCAGCATGTTTCAGTCTTAACTTAAGGTTTAGGTGCACCGAAAAGCCCCTATAAAGGACAAGAAAGAAAGGTCCTGCACCTGTCTAAAGCATGCAACtacaacattttataaacaGGCAAACACTGACATGATGACAAACTCCTCCTTATAGACAATTTCACTTCAAGCTGAGCTTCAGAAGTCATTAGTGCAATATGTATAGTCATCACTGGACCAAAGGAAATCCAGTGGTGACTTGGATGCTCTTTGTTATTGTCTTATAAAACGTTATTTTTCCACCTGAGACCATTTAGTTGTTAAAATTATATGGTTGCAGTGTAGaacagtacatttactcaagtactgtatttaagtacaaatCTGAGGTActggtatttccattttatgcaactttctacttcttctccactacacctcagaggtaaatatgaCCCTCTTGTTtggctgctcctcctccagctctaaTGAACCATTGATCTATTAGACGTGTTGTTTGTAAACAATGCTGTGAACAGTACAGGACTACTGATCCGTTACCTTCTTGTTtggctgctcctcctccagctctaaCTCTCCGTCTCCGTCCTCAAATGTTACTTTCCTCTTCGACATGATGCTACAGAAGACAAAGCAGTGACTGTTTTACTCCTCAGACGCAGCTACAACGTCGCTGAATGTGTTTATAACACTTTAACAGAGCAGATTGTTGTAACGTTGTGAATATATGAGCTCGTGTTAGCTGTGATGCTAATAATGTTAGCCAACAACAGCAGCATGCAGAACAAGTAAAGCTATTTATCACAGTTTAAACTCAGACTAAAGGTGATATTACATTACGTTAACTACTACAGTATAAACCTATATATTAGGCTGGTGTGGAAACTTACAAACAAGCTGAAGAAACAGATGTTTATCTGTAAAAGTGTTGAAACCTGCTGAAATAATTCAAACGACGTTCGTTTTCGTTTCTTCTTcgttccttttcttcttctcttaatGTGTGTGCTGGTTGGTGAACAGCGACGCTGCGCTTCACCGCCACCACCTGGTGAGGAGGAGTACAGCCTACACTCACTTTAgtgcaggggtctgcaacctttactatcaaaagagccttttta
This window harbors:
- the cd2bp2 gene encoding CD2 antigen cytoplasmic tail-binding protein 2 yields the protein MSKRKVTFEDGDGELELEEEQPNKKTCEAVSGPGSRFKGKHSLDSDEEDEGEDTKSTKKYDILASDDVEGQEGATIDFDEGVSITPFNLDEEMQEGYFDSEGNYFIKKEEQIRDNWLDNIDWVRVKEQPFKQKKKGLGAKRKRRAGDEDEAEEEKKREEKQANQENDEGEEEEEDMEPAEDPLASYTQHQLTEAVIELLLPGETVAKALRRLGGLGGRKKGKLREESKPTEEAKRDTEKLDKLTALADRLVGSGMFEIYQQTYEKLAYLMKSMSSKRPAVEKKPGGDGDEEEDELDMFADKFDETNTGRKDEEDDTKVSDEVMWEYKWENKDDSEVFGPFTSQQMQGWVDEGYFSTGVYCKRIEQEGAQFYNSKRIDFELYT